The proteins below come from a single Micromonospora citrea genomic window:
- a CDS encoding acyl-CoA dehydrogenase — MSSTLLSRRDLRFLLHDWLEVTRLTERPRYAEHSRETFDAVLDLAERVATERFAPHNRAADLTEPTFDGRRVHIIPQVRQALDVFAETGLLAASMDASVGGMQLPHAVRAACFAWFQAANIGTSAYPFLTLGNANLLLAHGSAEQIDTWVRPMVEGRFFGTMCLSEPQAGSSLADITTRAEPQDDGTYRLHGTKMWISGGDHELSENIVHLVLARIPGGPPGVKGISLFIVPKVLLDADGAPGARNDVVLVGLNHKMGYRGTTNTLLNFGEGVHRPGGRPGAVGHLVGEPHQGLAQMFHMMNEARIGVGAGATALGYTGYLKSLAYARQRPQGRPLADKDPGAPQVPIVAHPDVRRMLLAQKSYVEGALALVLYCGRLLDEEKTAPEAADRERARLLLDVLTPIAKSWPSQWCLVANDLAIQVHGGYGYTRDYDVEQHWRDNRLNPIHEGTHGIQALDLLGRKVTMRDGAGLALLVETVRATVTRAWKAEGEAAELAASLGAALDRVTLVTRRLWGTGDPEVALANASVYLEAVGHVVIAWMWLEQLLVVEADGGPGDGPDADLHAGKRQAARYFFRHELPRTGPQFDLLDSLDRTTLDMRDDWF, encoded by the coding sequence TTGTCGTCCACCCTGCTCTCCCGTCGCGACCTGCGCTTCCTCCTGCACGACTGGCTGGAGGTGACCCGGCTGACCGAGCGGCCCCGCTACGCCGAGCACTCGCGGGAGACCTTCGACGCCGTGCTGGACCTCGCCGAGCGGGTGGCCACCGAGCGCTTCGCCCCGCACAACCGGGCCGCCGACCTCACCGAGCCCACCTTCGACGGTCGTCGGGTGCACATCATTCCGCAGGTCCGGCAGGCCCTCGACGTGTTCGCCGAGACCGGGCTGCTGGCCGCCAGCATGGACGCCTCGGTCGGCGGGATGCAGTTGCCGCACGCCGTGCGGGCCGCCTGCTTCGCCTGGTTCCAGGCCGCCAACATCGGCACCTCGGCCTACCCGTTCCTGACCCTCGGCAACGCCAACCTGCTGCTGGCGCACGGCAGCGCGGAGCAGATCGACACCTGGGTCCGGCCGATGGTGGAGGGCCGGTTCTTCGGCACCATGTGCCTGTCCGAGCCGCAGGCCGGCAGCTCGCTGGCCGACATCACCACCCGCGCCGAGCCGCAGGACGACGGGACCTACCGGCTCCACGGCACCAAGATGTGGATCTCCGGCGGCGACCACGAGCTGTCGGAGAACATCGTCCACCTGGTCCTCGCCCGGATCCCCGGCGGGCCGCCCGGGGTCAAGGGCATCTCGCTGTTCATCGTGCCCAAGGTGCTGCTCGACGCCGACGGCGCGCCCGGCGCGCGCAACGACGTGGTGCTGGTCGGCCTCAACCACAAGATGGGCTACCGGGGCACCACCAACACGCTGCTCAACTTCGGCGAGGGCGTGCACCGACCGGGTGGCCGCCCCGGCGCGGTCGGTCACCTGGTCGGCGAACCGCACCAGGGCCTGGCGCAGATGTTCCACATGATGAACGAGGCCCGGATCGGGGTGGGCGCCGGCGCCACCGCCCTCGGCTACACCGGCTACCTGAAGTCGCTCGCGTACGCCCGCCAGCGACCGCAGGGGCGCCCGCTCGCCGACAAGGACCCGGGCGCGCCGCAGGTGCCGATCGTCGCGCACCCCGACGTGCGGCGGATGCTGCTGGCGCAGAAGAGCTACGTGGAGGGCGCGCTGGCGCTGGTTCTCTACTGTGGCCGGCTGCTCGACGAGGAGAAGACCGCGCCGGAGGCGGCGGACCGCGAGCGGGCGCGCCTGCTGCTGGACGTGCTCACCCCGATCGCGAAGAGCTGGCCGTCGCAGTGGTGCCTGGTCGCCAACGACCTCGCCATCCAGGTGCACGGGGGCTACGGCTACACCCGCGACTACGACGTCGAGCAGCACTGGCGGGACAACCGGCTCAATCCGATCCACGAGGGCACGCACGGCATCCAGGCGCTGGACCTGCTGGGCCGCAAGGTGACCATGCGCGACGGGGCCGGGCTGGCGCTGCTGGTGGAGACGGTCCGCGCCACGGTCACCCGGGCGTGGAAGGCCGAGGGCGAGGCCGCCGAGCTGGCCGCCTCGCTCGGCGCGGCGCTGGACCGGGTCACCCTGGTCACCCGGCGGCTGTGGGGCACCGGCGACCCGGAGGTGGCGCTGGCCAACGCCAGCGTCTACCTGGAGGCGGTCGGCCACGTGGTGATCGCCTGGATGTGGCTGGAACAGCTGCTCGTCGTCGAGGCCGACGGCGGCCCGGGCGACGGTCCGGACGCCGACCTGCACGCCGGCAAGCGGCAGGCGGCGCGCTACTTCTTCCGCCACGAGCTGCCCCGCACCGGTCCGCAGTTCGACCTGCTGGACAGCCTCGACCGGACCACCCTGGACATGCGCGACGACTGGTTCTGA